In Ovis aries strain OAR_USU_Benz2616 breed Rambouillet chromosome 8, ARS-UI_Ramb_v3.0, whole genome shotgun sequence, a single window of DNA contains:
- the ZNF292 gene encoding zinc finger protein 292 isoform X3: MICNLESEGDEKSALVLCTAFLSRQLQQGDMYCAWELTLFWSKLQQRVEPSIQVYLERCRQLSLLTKTVYHIFFLIKVINSETEGAGLATCIELCVKALRLESTENTEVKISICKTISCLLPDDLEVKRACQLSEFLIEPTVDAYYAVEMLYNQPDQKYDEENLPIPNSLRCELLLVLKTQWPFDPEFWDWKTLKRQCLALMGEEASIVSSIDELNDSEVYEKVADYQEDSKDTSVNGGIGANSGLLRDICDEKQKKREIKQLRERGFISARFRNWQAYMQYCVLCDKEFLGHRIVRHAQKHYKDGVYSCPICAKNFNSKETFVPHVTLHVKQSSKERLAAMKPLRRLGRPPKITATNENQKTNAVAKQEQRPIKKNSLYSTDFIVFNDNDGSDDETDDKDKSYEPEVIPVQKPVPVNEFNCPVTFCKKGFKYFKNLIAHVKGHKDNEDAKRFLEMQSKKVICQYCRRHFVSVTHLNDHLQMHCGSKPYICIQMKCKAGFNSYAELLTHRKEHQVFRAKCMFPKCGRIFSEAYLLYDHEAQHYNTYTCKFTGCGKVYRSQSELEKHLEDHNTPEKVLPPEDQLNSARDSVQPSRVNQSAEGNAEKERSMLPSENSVENTIPGDKSGAWDKSKAESPVTKQDQISASELGQADGPLPNGLGNAAPTPLLQASEVAVSIKVSLNQGIEENFGKRENSTVESSGESLVTDLHIPVENACNDLCHTDFQERKEQDCFNEIQITQNSLVASEALKVDGMTTQNLERQVSNLMAFSVQNQAGFQNSLPTPKFECGGNVKTSSSLYNLPLKTLESITFVPPQPNLSNSLGTPSVPPKAPVQKFSCQVEGCTRTYNSSQSIGKHMKTAHPDQYAAFKMQRKSKRGQKANNLNTPNSGKFVYFLPSQVSSSNNAFFTPQTKASGTPTCSNQLQHVSSSIFPAHLASVSAPLLPSVESVINPSIPSQDKNEQGGGLLCSQMENLSSTTLPAQMEDLTKTVLPLNIDSGSDPFLPLPAESASVSLFPSPADSGTNSVFSQLENNTNHFSSQIEGNTNSSFLKGGNGENAVFPSQVSVANDFSGTGTQQPGPEKVKKDRGRGPNGKERKPKHNKRAKWPAIIRDGKFICSRCYRAFTNPRSLGGHLSKRSYCKPLDGAEIAQELLQNNGQPSLLASMILSTNTVNLQQPQQSAFSAEACFKDPSFLQFLAAENRSSTFLPNAFPRTGVTSFNTSVSQEGSEIIKQALETAGIPSTFEGADVLSHVPTGCVSDAAQVNTTVMPNPPVPTLLQTVCHPSPLLTDQNGTPNPKTSSIEECSSLPVFPTNDLLLKTVENGLCSSSFPNSSGPSQNFTSSSSRVSVISGPQNTRSSHLNKKGNSASKRRKKVTPPLIAPNTPQNLVTSDLTAMGLIAKSIEIPTTNLHSTVIPNCEPQGLVENLTQKLNNVDNQLFMTDVKENFKTSLESHTVLAPLTLKTENGDSQMMALNSCTPSINSDLQISEDNVIQNFEKTLEIIKSAMNSQILEVKNASQGIGETSQNAQISYNIQLPSVNTVQNKLSESSQFSSFIGVMPTKSNIPQSEVLHKEDQIQEILEGLQKLKLENDLSTPAPQCVLINTSVTLTPTPVKSIPNVTVVQPVSEIISNIQFNDRVNKPFVCQNQGCNYSAMTKDALFKHYGKIHQYTPEMILEIKKNQLKFAPFKCVVPTCTKTFTRNSNLRAHCQLVHHFTTEEMVKLKIKRPYGRKSQSENSSAPRITQVKRQLALTEENKREFQPALELGAMKENTLSNIAVIPEKQLLEKKSPEKTESSSQVIAITSEQCNANPLTNVQTKGRKVRRHKKEKEERKRKKPVSQSPEFPTRYSPYRPYRCVHQGCFAAFTIQQNLILHYQAVHKSDLPAFSAEVEEESEAGKESEEIETKQTVKEFRCQVSDCSRIFQAITGLIQHYMKLHEMSPEEIESMTASVDVGKFPCDQSECKSSFTTYLNYVVHLEADHGIGARASKTEEDGIYKCDCEGCDRIYATRSNLLRHIFNKHNDKHKAHLIRPRRLTPGQENISSKANQEKTKSKHRGTKYRSGREGVKMPKTKRKKKNNLENKTAKIVQIEENKPYSLKRGKHVYSIKARNDALSECTSRFVTQYPCMIKGCTSVVTSESNIIRHYKCHKLSKAFTSQHRNLLIVFKRCCSSQLKEASEQEVEKSGVKDSDTSVSESNDNARTAVVPQKEVVKNEKDEVDELTELFITKLINEDNTSVETQPQTSSDVSNDFKENNPCQSEKQKASNLKRVNKEKNVSQNKKRKVEKAEPAPAVELSSIHKEEETAVAIQTTEDHPASFDWSSFKPMGFEVSFLKFLEESAVKQKKNTDKDHPNSGSKKGSHSNSRKNVDKTAVTSGNHICSCKESETFVQFANPTQLQCSDNVKIVLDKTLKDCTELVLKQLQEMKPTVSLKKLEVRSNDPDVSVVKDISMGKATGRGQY, translated from the exons ATGATCTGTAACTTAGAATCTGAGGGTGATGAAAAAAGTGCTCTTGTCTTATGTACTGCATTTTTATCACGTCAGCTTCAACAGGGAGATATGTACTGTGCTTG ggaaCTCACTCTCTTTTGGAGTAAATTACAGCAGAGAGTAGAACCATCTATTCAAGTGTACCTAGAAAGGTGTCGTCAACTTTCTTTGTTAACCAAGAcagtatatcacattttcttcctGATTAAAGTTATTAATTCAGAG ACTGAAGGAGCTGGACTTGCCACTTGTATAGAGCTGTGTGTAAAAGCTCTTCGCCTGGAATCTACAGAAAATACTGAAGTGAAAATATCTATCTGCAAGACCATTTCATGCTTGTTGCCTGATGATCTGGAAGTTAAACGTGCTTGTCAACTGAGTGAATTTCTTATTGAGCCTACAGTAGATGCATATTATGCTGTGGAAATGTTGTACAACCAGCCAGACCAGAAATATGATGAAGAGAATCTTCCAATACCAAATTCCCTACGCTGTGAGCTCTTACTTGTGTTGAAAACTCAGTGGCCCTTTGATCCAGAATTCTGGGATTGGAAAACTTTAAAACGACAGTGTCTTGCATTAATGGGAGAAGAAGCATCCATCGTGTCTTCAATAGATGAATTAAATGACAGTGAGGTTTATGAGAAAGTAGCAGACTACCAGGAAGATAGTAAAGACACTTCTGTGAATGGTGGAATTGGTGCTAATTCTGGCCTTCTTAGAGACATTTGTGAcgaaaagcagaaaaagagagagataaaacagTTAAGAGAGAGGGGATTTATATCGGCTCGGTTCAGGAATTGGCAAGCCTACATGCAGTATTGTGTGCTATGTGATAAAGAGTTCCTTGGTCATCGAATAGTACGACATGCTCAAAAACATTACAAAGATGGGGTTTACAGTTGCCCCATATGTGCAAAGAACTTTAATTCTAAAGAAACTTTTGTCCCTCATGTCACGTTGCATGTTAAACAATCAAGTAAAGAGAGACTGGCAGCTATGAAACCATTAAGAAGGTTGGGAAGGCCTCCTAAGATCACAGCTACCAACGAGAATCAGAAGACAAATGCTGTGGCCAAGCAGGAGCAGCGGCCGATCAAGAAGAACAGTCTCTATTCCACAGACTTCATAGTGTTTAACGACAATGACGGCTCAGACGATGAAACTGATGACAAAGACAAATCTTACGAGCCGGAGGTGATCCCAGTCCAGAAACCAGTACCTGTTAATGAGTTCAATTGCCCTGTCACTTTTTGTAAAAAGGGctttaagtactttaaaaatttaattgctCATGTAAAAGGACATAAGGATAATGAAGATGCCAAGCGCTTTcttgaaatgcaaagcaaaaaagTTATTTGCCAGTACTGTAGGCGGCATTTTGTAAGTGTAACTCATCTCAATGATCACTTACAAATGCACTGTGGCAGTAAACCATATATCTGTATACAAATGAAGTGTAAGGCTGGTTTTAACAGCTACGCAGAGCTCTTAACCCACCGAAAGGAACATCAAGTCTTTAGAGCAAAGTGCATGTTTCCTAAATGTGGCAGAATTTTTTCAGAAGCTTATTTACTGTATGACCATGAAGCACAGCATTATAATACCTACACGTGTAAGTTCACAGGTTGTGGTAAAGTTTACCGTTCTCAGAGTGAGCTTGAAAAGCATCTGGAAGATCACAATACTCCTGAAAAAGTGCTGCCTCCTGAAGACCAACTTAATTCAGCCAGAGATTCTGTTCAGCCTTCCAGAGTGAATCAGAGTGCAGAAGGGAACGCCGAGAAAGAAAGATCCATGCTTCCTTCAGAAAACAGTGTTGAAAACACCATCCCAGGTGATAAAAGTGGTGCTTGGGATAAAAGCAAGGCAGAATCACCTGTGACCAAACAAGACCAGATTTCTGCTTCGGAGCTCGGGCAGGCTGATGGACCACTGCCAAATGGTTTGGGAAATGCTGCTCCCACTCCTCTGCTTCAGGCCAGTGAAGTAGCTGTGTCCATTAAGGTGTCCCTCAATCAGGGGATCGAGGAGAACTTTGGAAAGCGAGAAAACTCAACTGTGGAAAGCAGTGGTGAATCACTGGTCACAGACTTACATATACCAGTTGAAAATGCTTGTAATGATTTGTGTCACACAGATTtccaagagagaaaggaacaggaTTGTTTTAATGAAATCCAGATTACTCAGAATTCTTTAGTGGCCTCAGAAGCCCTTAAGGTAGACGGCATGACCACACAAAACTTAGAAAGACAAGTGAGCAACCTGATGGCCTTTTCTGTGCAAAACCAGGCAGGGTTTCAAAACAGTTTACCAACTCCCAAGTTTGAATGTGGAGGTAATGTTAAAACGTCATCCAGTCTTTATAATTTACCTCTGAAGACGCTGGAAAGTATCACATTTGTTCCACCACAGCCCAACCTCAGTAATTCTTTGGGAACTCCATCAGTGCCTCCAAAAGCGCCAGTTCAGAAATTCAGTTGCCAGGTTGAGGGATGTACTCGAACCTACAACTCTTCCCAGAGTATTGGGAAACACATGAAGACAGCACACCCCGACCAATATGCAGCATTCAAAATGCAACGCAAAAGCAAAAGGGGTCAGAAGGCTAACAATTTAAATACACCAAATAGTGgaaagtttgtttattttttgccatCACAGGTGAGCAGCTCTAATAATGCATTTTTTACACCACAGACCAAAGCCAGCGGGACTCCTACCTGTTCTAATCAGTTGCAGCATGTCTCATCATCCATTTTCCCAGCTCATTTAGCAAGTGTGTCAGCTCCACTGTTGCCCTCGGTGGAAAGTGTCATAAATCCAAGTATACCTTCTCAGGATAAAAATGAACAAGGTGGTGGTCTCTTATGTTCCCAGATGGAGAATTTATCTAGCACCACCTTGCCAGCACAAATGGAAGACCTAACCAAAACGGTTTTGCCTTTGAATATTGACAGCGGCTCAGATCCTTTCCTTCCGTTACCTGCAGAAAGCGCCTCAGTGTCTCTCTTCCCTTCACCAGCAGACAGTGGGACTAACTCTGTTTTCTCCCAACtggaaaataatacaaatcaTTTTTCTTCACAGATCGAAGGAAATACCAATTCCTCCTTTCTAAAGGGAGGAAATGGTGAGAATGCAGTTTTTCCTTCACAAGTCAGTGTTGCAAATGACTTCAGTGGCACTGGTACCCAACAGCCTGGAccggaaaaagtgaaaaaagaccgCGGGCGGGgcccaaatgggaaggaaagaaaacctaAGCACAACAAAAGGGCTAAATGGCCAGCAATCATCAGAGATGGGAAATTTATCTGTAGCAGGTGTTACAGGGCTTTCACTAACCCCAGATCTCTGGGTGGACACTTGTCTAAGCGATCTTACTGTAAACCACTGGACGGAGCAGAAATTGCTCAAGAACTTCTGCAGAATAATGGGCAGCCTTCTCTTCTCGCCAGCATGATTCTCTCCACAAATACCGTAAACTTGCAGCAGCCACAACAGTCTGCATTCAGTGCAGAAGCATGTTTTAAAGATCCATCATTCCTGCAATTTCTTGCTGCTGAAAACCGCTCCTCAACATTTTTACCAAATGCATTTCCTCGAACTGGTGTGACTAGCTTTAATACAAGTGTTAGTCAAGAGGGAAGCGAAATCATCAAACAGGCTTTGGAAACTGCTGGCATTCCCAGTACATTTGAGGGTGCCGATGTGCTCTCTCACGTCCCCACAGGTTGTGTCTCCGACGCAGCACAAGTAAACACAACAGTGATGCCAAATCCACCTGTGCCAACCCTGCTGCAGACAGTGTGCCACCCAAGCCCCCTGCTGACAGACCAGAATGGGACACCAAACCCCAAAACTTCCTCCATTGAGGAATGCAGCAGTTTGCCTGTTTTTCCAACAAACGACTTACTGCTAAAGACTGTTGAAAATGGTTTGTGTTCTAGTTCATTCCCTAATTCTAGCGGGCCATCACAAAATTTTACCAGTAGCAGTTCACGTGTTTCAGTCATTAGTGGTCCTCAGAACACAAGGTCTAGTCATTTAAATAAGAAGGGCAACAGTGCTtctaagagaagaaagaaagttaCTCCTCCACTAATTGCCCCTAACACTCCCCAAAACTTGGTAACGAGTGACTTAACAGCAATGGGACTTATAGCAAAGAGTATTGAGATACCAACTACTAACCTTCATTCCACTGTAATTCCCAATTGTGAACCTCAGGGTTTGGTGGAAAATCTAACACAGAAATTAAATAATGTTGACAATCAGTTGTTTATGACTGATGTGAAAGAAAACTTCAAAACCAGTCTTGAGTCCCATACAGTGTTAGCTCCTTTaacattaaaaactgaaaatggtgATTCCCAAATGATGGCTTTGAATTCATGCACACCTTCAATAAATTCTGATTTGCAGATCTCTGAAGACAATGTCATACAAAactttgaaaagactcttgaaattaTTAAAAGTGCTATGAATTCTCAAATACTTGAGGTAAAAAATGCATCTCAGGGTATTGGTGAAACATCACAGAATGCTCAAATAAGTTATAACATTCAGCTTCCTTCAGTAAACACTGTACAAAATAAGTTATCTGAGTCGTCTCAGTTTTCCTCCTTCATAGGTGTCATGCCAACAAAAAGTAACATTCCTCAGTCTGAAGTATTACATAAGGAGGATCAAATACAGGAGATTTTAGAAGgcttacagaaattaaaattagaaaatgaccTGTCCACTCCAGCACCCCAGTGTGTACTGATAAATACATCAGTGACACTGACTCCCACTCCTGTGAAATCAATTCCAAATGTCACAGTTGTTCAGCCAGTTTCTGAAATTATAAGCAACATTCAGTTTAATGACAGAGTTAATAAACCCTTTGTGTGTCAAAACCAAGGCTGTAATTACAGCGCTATGACAAAAGATGCACTGTTTAAGCACTACGGTAAAATTCATCAGTACACTCCAGAGATGATTCTTGAAATTAAGAAGAATCAGTTGAAATTTGCTCCATTTAAATGTGTAGTACCTACATGTACGAAGACATTTACAAGAAATTCTAATCTTCGGGCACACTGTCAGTTGGTGCATCATTTTACAACAGAAGAAAtggtcaaattaaaaataaaaagaccttATGGAAGAAAGTCTCAGAGTGAAAATTCATCAGCCCCACGAATTACACAAGTAAAAAGACAGCTAGCTCtgacagaggaaaataaaagggaattCCAGCCTGCTTTAGAATTGGgagcaatgaaagaaaatactCTCAGTAATATAGCAGTGATCCCCGAAAAacaacttctagaaaaaaaaagtcctgaaaaaacagaaagtagTTCTCAAGTGATTGCAATTACTTCAGAACAATGTAATGCAAATCCTCTCACAAATGTCCAAACCAAAGGACGGAAAGTTAggagacataaaaaagaaaaggaggagaggaaacGCAAGAAGCCAGTTTCTCAGTCTCCAGAGTTTCCCACAAGATACAGTCCCTACAGACCTTATCGCTGTGTTCATCAGGGTTGCTTTGCGGCTTTCACGATACAGCAGAACTTAATTCTGCATTACCAGGCTGTGCACAAATCAGATCTACCTGCATTTTCTGCAGAGgttgaagaggagagtgaagctGGTAAAGAGAGTGAAGAAATTGAAACGAAACAGACTGTGAAAGAATTTCGATGTCAGGTGAGTGACTGTTCTCGAATTTTCCAAGCAATTACTGGCCTAATACAACACTACATGAAGCTTCACGAGATGTCGCCTGAAGAAATTGAAAGTATGACCGCTTCTGTGGATGTTGGGAAATTTCCATGTGATCAGTCAGAGTGTAAATCTTCATTTACCACATATTTGAACTATGTTGTTCATCTTGAGGCAGACCATGGAATCGGGGCCAGGGCAAGTAAAACTGAAGAAGATGGCATATACAAGTGTGACTGTGAAGGCTGTGACCGAATATATGCAACCCGGTCTAATCTCCTCCGACACATTTTTAATAAGCATAATGACAAACATAAAGCTCATCTCATTCGGCCACGAAGATTAACACCTGGTCAGGAAAATATATCAAGCAAAGCAAACCAAGAAAAGACTAAGTCTAAACACCGGGGGACAAAATACAGATCTGGAAGGGAAGGAGTCAAAATGCCTAAGACCAaacgaaagaaaaaaaataatttggaaaacaaGACTGCAAAGATTGTGCAGATTGAAGAAAATAAGCCTTACTCTCTGAAACGTGGAAAGCATGTATATTCTATAAAGGCTAGAAATGACGCCTTGTCTGAGTGTACGAGCAGATTTGTCACCCAGTATCCATGTATGATAAAGGGGTGTACATCGGTTGTTACAAGTGAAAGCAATATAATCAGACATTATAAATGCCATAAATTATCTAAGGCATTTACATCACAACACCGCAATCTCCTCATTGTCTTCAAACGGTGTTGCAGCTCACAATTAAAGGAAGCTTCTGAGCAAGAGGTTGAAAAGAGTGGTGTGAAGGATTCTGACACGAGTGTATCAGAGAGCAATGATAATGCAAGAACAGCTGTAGTTCCACAAAAGGAAgttgtaaaaaatgaaaaagatgaagtGGATGAACTAACAGAATTATTTATTACCAAATTAATAAATGAAGACAACACAAGTGTGGAGACCCAGCCTCAGACCTCTTCAGATGTAAGTAatgattttaaggaaaataacCCCTgccagtcagaaaaacaaaaagcaagtaaTTTGAAGAgagttaataaagaaaaaaatgtctcccaaaataaaaagagaaaagttgaaAAAGCTGAACCAGCACCAGCAGTTGAATTAAGTAGTATACATAAGGAAGAAGAAACTGCTGTTGCAATTCAAACCACTGAGGATCACCCTGCATCTTTTGACTGGAGCTCATTTAAACCAATGGGATTTGAGGTATCATTTCTCAAATTCCTGGAGGAGTCTGcagtgaaacagaagaaaaataccGACAAAGATCATCCCAATAGTGGGAGTAAAAAAGGGTCCCATTCAAATTCAAGAAAAAATGTCGACAAGACTGCTGTGACTAGTGGAAATCATATATGTTCttgtaaagaaagtgaaactttTGTACAGTTTGCCAATCCAACACAGCTTCAGTGCAGTGATAATGTAAAAATCGTTTTAGACAAGACTCTGAAAGATTGCACTGAGCTTGTCTTAAAGCAGCTTCAGGAAATGAAACCTACCGTCAGTCTGAAAAAACTTGAAGTACGTTCAAATGATCCAGATGTGTCTGTTGTGAAAGACATCAGTATGGGCAAAGCCACAGGGAGAGGGCAGTACTGA